The stretch of DNA AAAGTATGCCAGAATCATCAGAATGGCCAAGAAACCAGGTCGGGACGAGTATTTGAAGGTTCTCTTAATAACTGGTTTTGGGATTGTCCTGCTCGGTCTGGTGGGTTTTCTCATCTATCTCGTAATGGGCGTATACATAAAGATTCCATAGGTGTTGTGACATGGAAAGCAAAGAAGAATTGCAGAGTTGGGCAACCATTGATGCTGCTGATACG from Thermoplasmataceae archaeon encodes:
- a CDS encoding protein translocase SEC61 complex subunit gamma; the protein is MSVEDKAVEIQDKIERRFGGIGKGKYARIIRMAKKPGRDEYLKVLLITGFGIVLLGLVGFLIYLVMGVYIKIP